In the Colletotrichum lupini chromosome 4, complete sequence genome, GGAAAATCATGCTGCTGACTCTGGTTCGCTTTACTACATTTTGGCCTCCTATTTAGGTAGAGAAAGAAGGCTACAGCGGACAAGGGAACTAGGAGTATTGGTTGTAATTCTATTGAACACTCTACTTGGTCGGCGAAAATACATCTCAATCCCCCCGCAACATTGTTGGAACCAAGTTAGATGTGAGCTTACTGATACTCAGTGACTAAATTTTCGATTGCGTTTTGGATGTCATCACGGCGGTATCCTCCCAATAATGCCAGTTCCGCAGGGTCAGGTTGATACTCGACCACCTTGTCACCTGCAAATAGGGTGGCTCGAGGTAGCAGCGGGTGATCCTGACCCAGTGACTCCAACCGTTGACCATTGCCGACCGCTTGGAAGAACATCTGGAAGTACTCCGCATAGGTCATGTTCTGGTCGCCAACCAAGATGGCCTTCCCTGATATAGCTTGGCTGTTCTCCAAAGCCCCCGCGATGGCTTCGGACAGCGATTGCGTGGAAATGAAGTTCAGCCCTCCTTGCGGAGCGAAAAGAGGAATGGGCAAATTCTCTCTGGCGTAGTCGATGTAAGCCCGAAACATGGGTACGATCATGCCCGGAACATTCCCAACGATGAAGGGCGCATCTAAACTACAAACGTGGAACTCAGGCCCAGCTAGCGACGTAAGTCCATCCGCAGCAAGCTTCCTGGATCGGACGTATGGGCTAAATGAGATTGCCTCCGGTATGATATGCGGACAGGCGCTGCCGATATGAATAAACTTGTTGACTCCAGCTTGTTTGGCGATGTTTCCGAACTCTGGTATGGCCTGGCCGTTGGCATAAAGATAGTGCTCATCCGCATGTTGTCCAACAGGCACATGCCGAACGTCGCTGCCGGCCGCAAAGACAACTGCTTCAAATTTCGAGAGGATCTCTTTACCGAAATCTCCGTTCAAATAGTTGCCTTGAATGAATGGAAGCTCGGACAATGCGGGAACATCGCTGGGCCTTTTTCGTCCGGCAATAGTAACATCGCTTCCTTTGGATCGAAGATACAAAGCAGCATGGCCTCCAACCAAACCGGTACCGCCGATGACGAGCGTTTTTGTTGCCATGTTCTAGCGGATGAGATATGATCGTAATTCGTGTGGCTGTTGATGTTTCCATATCGTGTGTACTGGCTAGAGAAGAGAATGTTCATCGTTTTATAGTTCTCTCTACGAGAAGAATGTTCTCCGTGTTTACTAGAATGATTTGTGCTTCATTACATCATTACCTACATCTGATAGATTTCCTTCCAGCTCGATTCATAAGCCGAGAGAGAATTTCAAAGCTTCGATCGTGTGAATCCTAGGGTGAATGCTATAAAGTGCCACGGAAAGCGCGGAAGCCGCGCACCGGGATTAGGATCCCGCAGTTAGTTAGTTGAGATGAAGTGCCAAATTCAATCATTGCAGCGACGAATTCCAGAAGTAGGATCTTGGCATTTTCAGTCTTTCAATATGACAGCTTTCCTAAAGTTTCCGCCTATTCCTATTTGTCATTGATCGATCCATTGGAGGGACGCATTGGCCGGCAATCCTCCGAGGAAACCAATGACCCTGACACTGGTAGCTTTAGGATACTATGTCAGAATTCCCCTTGACCCTGGCAAATGTGTCACAGGCAACACAAGGCTTTAGTGACCTTCCATTCCGCATAGCAGCACATCTCATCACGATATATTAGACCCTCGCATCACTGCAGATAGTAAGCATAGTCGCAATTGAGCACGAAGATGCCGAGAAGGGCGAGTAAAGGGAAGAGTCTCAAGAGGATATGCGTTGATTTGCCTTGTTCTACGAGTTAGTTCCATATGTTGTCGCGGCACGGATAGCTAGCTGGAAAAGGCTCAGCTAAAAGGCAGGCAATTTCTTACGGAACAAGTAGTTCTGAATTTTGGCAAAGCCGCTTGCTGGAGGACTCACAGGATGTTAGTCTGCAGGCAATTACTAGGATGCCGGCGAAGttaggggatttagaggaaGACACGAGTGACTACCAACTGGGGCATTTGGGATAACAAAGAtcaaaaaagctcttttcgGATAAAACATTTAGCTAGGGTCTTAAATTTGTGCAACCCGATGCCCCATAGAGACTGAAGAGGTACCAGCTGGGAGGGGACGAAGCTTCATTTACATTCAGCAATATGGTATCACTCCATTGGCAACCGTTCATGCCTCCCTAAATAATAGCTGAAAATTCCTCTCTGCCGTCCCCTTCATTGATACAACAGACATTCGAACACGGCCCGACTTCGCATCGTCGTTGGTCAGTTCCAGCTTAATTGCAGTGCACCAGAATCATGTAGGAGCTTTGGCCATCGAGCCCGAACGACTCGCACATCACCCGAGCCGATGCCGTCTTTGCCGATCGAGGGGAGAAGAGTGCCAGGCGGACTCCTTTATCCGTTAATGCCTTGCTGACCCGCGTTTGGGCTGATCAGTCCTCCTACCATACGAAAAGATTGGATCTAGATTGAGAGGAGTCCTGCTGGTTCACAACTCATAGCTCTACCTCACTGTTGGCCTATCTTGAACGTTGTCTCCCAAGTTTGGTTTTGTTATTAAGGGAAAGTTTCATGAGGTTTGGTGATTGCCGTGCGCATCTTTCGCGGAACTAGGAGCCGTCATTTCCAAACATAGTAAGGATAGTATAATTCGGGGCACATCAAGTACGGCGTGCATGCCGGTAAAGACTCAAGAATACGACGCAGATCGGGTACGATGCCGAGCAGCATGTAGGTGTACCGAAGGCACAATACAAGGTGAGCACTGCGATCCAGCTGCATATACTTGATCAACTCAATGCCGAGCCGCCTGTCCCAAATTAGCCGGTCACCTTCGGTACCGCAGATATACACTATGCGGTTTAGTCTGGGGGCTTCCCCACACTCTCTGTAATACATGCCGCCAGAATGCAACAGTCTCAGGGAGCATCAGGGGGTTGCAGGTTGAAAGCTTGCGGGGGAACCCCTGCACCATTACCGTTCTAAAGAGCCATCGCCTGCTGTAGCATGAGTCTTCGTAGTAACGTCCTGCTTCGTCAAAATGATCCGGCCGAAGGGTTCGAACCACCTCTGCGTTTATCCATCTCCTCATTCAAACGAAGTGTCCGCTCATCTAGTTTTGCCTAAATTCCCCCGCCTCGGAAGATGGTATGTTTCGTCCAAATGAGAATATGGACATCAAGAATCTAGCTCACAGGAGAATTGGGCACGCTATGCCTCGATGGTTGATTTAATTACGTCTCAAGATGCCAAGAGAATTGTATAAGATCAATGTCACCTGCGTCGATTGCCGAACTCTTGGCAGCCTTGAACCAACTGATTTTCGCCTCGCTCACTTCAACCGTTGACTTTCAAGATGGTTTCCATTCGCTCCCTGATCTTGAGCCTCTCGACTATTTCTACTTGCCTAGCTGCCCCGGCAATCGGGCCAGCTGAGTTGCTGCCTCCTCATGTTGAGCGACGGGGCCCTTCCGACTTCTTCCTGGGACCCAATCACCCTCTCATGCTCGCACGCCGCAATGAGTCCCTCGAAAGACGAGGCATGACTCTTGAGGAGCGCACCAACTACGTCCAAAACTACCAGACTGGCGGCACTGTCAACTTCACGCCCTCGGGCAACAGCTTCAGTCTCAACTTCGATACCACAGACGACTTCGTTGTCGGCGTCGGTTGGAACCCAGGTTCTACCGCCCCCATCACTCATTCCGGTTCATTCGCAGTTACCAAGGGTCTTGCGACCCTTTCAGTCTATGGCTGGACCACCAATCCGCTTGTGGAGTACTACGTCATTGAGGACTCTGCCGGATTTACACAGACCGGGACGAAGAAGGGCACCGTGACCAGTGATGGTGGCTCTTATACCATCTGGGAGAATGTGCGCACCAACGCCCCATCAATTCAGGGCACCCAGACCTTCAACCAATACATCTCGGTTCGCAACAGCGGTCTTACAAGCGGTACGGTGTCTATTTCCAATCATTTCAATGCTTGGAAGAGCTACGGTATGAACTTGGGTACGCTTAACTTCCAGGTCATTGCTATCGAGACCTGGAATGGCGCTGGCTCGGCAAAACAAACTGTCACCAACTAGTTACTTCATGACTACTTGTTTCGCCCTTATCTTGAGGTCAACTTATCTGCATTTCATTCAACATCGGAAGGCACTTAAGAGATCTGCCAGCCGCAGAACACGGGTTATTACCTTCTATTGTACCTATTCTATTTGGGTCAAAGTATGACCAAGTATCAAATACATTCTGCCACATATATATTCGCAATGAAATATCAATCTCAAGTTTTTACGGAGTCTATTTTCTTAACTAGAGCCGATGTGTCGTAGAAAGTCTAAATTCGACAGTTCGCCCCAGACTGGAAGCTCTCGTTTCAGAGCCACACGCCCAGTCGCCGTTGGCTTAGAAATTTTCCAGGCTTTCAAACTGTTTGCAAGATACCTCTGACATAGTTTTCAAAGCTTGTGAACTTCACATCTGGATATAATTCCCTCGCATCAAGATATCCAAGATAGCGTGCATACTCAGGAGTATTCTCGCCTCGAATACCAAGCAGATTCCGATACTCTCCCATACCAATCTCGGGGTTGATTGTCATAATGTCCTGACCTGTGCGACCCTGGGAGATAATGCCTTCCAGCTCTTCCTTAGTCATCTAAGCCATCTGTAAGTGCCTTATTTTCCAGAAAATGACGAGGGTTCAGTGAGCGTACGAATTCTCGTGTCACAGTTTCTCCCGACACCTTCTCAAGAATGTCGAAGGCTTCATTCTGTGTCTTGACCTCTCCATATGCAAAAACCATCTTGTTCAAGGTCCTCGGATCGGCGATGATTCGGCTGACAAAATTTCCAATGTCACGATTGTTGGTAAGTGCCCAAGGGGTATTGCCGTCCCCGATCACACGCGTGGTGCAGTATTCTTCTACCATTGGGCGAAATCTGCCTGAAGGTAGGGCAGGCAATGTCAGCTGATACCACCATCCAACGTCGATGATGGTATAAGGCAGATGGAGGTCCCAGATACGGTCAACGAACTCCTGTTTCTGCCATGCCGATGCTCGAATTAGCAATAGTCTCAACATCGATTGTGAAAACACTTCACATGAGGCACGTCATTTCATTGGAGTCTCACCTTATCCCTGAGCATCATGACGCCTCGGGGTGCGCAGACCGGGCCCCAAAAGCTTGGAATGTATCGACCAACGTTAACCTTGCTCGATGCTTCGATAAGATTCATCTTTTCCTGAAATGTGAACAAGGTCAAGCATGAGATGACGACGTCCATGTTAGTGAGGACTCCGGAAATTGCCTCTGTTGGCCCATCTAGCTCAATCGCCTTAACGTGGACGCCTCGCTTTGCAAACTCAAGGAGCTCGGGCTTCTTTATCGAGGAGGGTCTCGCTAGAGCTGTAACATCCTGTCGCCAAGTGAGTTAGATGCGCCCAAG is a window encoding:
- a CDS encoding glycosyl hydrolase family 11 translates to MVSIRSLILSLSTISTCLAAPAIGPAELLPPHVERRGPSDFFLGPNHPLMLARRNESLERRGMTLEERTNYVQNYQTGGTVNFTPSGNSFSLNFDTTDDFVVGVGWNPGSTAPITHSGSFAVTKGLATLSVYGWTTNPLVEYYVIEDSAGFTQTGTKKGTVTSDGGSYTIWENVRTNAPSIQGTQTFNQYISVRNSGLTSGTVSISNHFNAWKSYGMNLGTLNFQVIAIETWNGAGSAKQTVTN